ggtcagggcattagtaacgaccctttagtcccggttttggaaccgggacaaaaggcccttatgaaccgggacaataggcccattttctactagtgatgttcttcatatagagagtctcttgagttatcactttcatatactagtgggaattttcattatagaacttggcttgtatattccaacaatgggcctcctcaagtgccctaggtcttcgtgagcaagcaagttggatgcacacccacttagtttcttttgttgagctttcatacatttatagctctagtgcatccgttgcatggcaatccctactccttgcattaacctcaatcgatgggcatctccatagcccattgattagcctcgttgatatgagactttatcctttttgtcttctccacttaacccccatcattatattctattccacccatagtgctatatccatggctcacgctcatgtattgcgtgaaagtttatgagtttgaaattattaaggtatgaaacaattgcttggcttgtcatcggggttgtgcatgatgagatcattcttgtgtgacaaaaatgcagcatgactaaactatataattttgcagggatgaactttctttggccatgttactttaagaaaacataattgctttgttggtttgcttgaagtattattattctctatgtcaatatgaacttttgtcttgaatcttcctaatctgaatattcataccacaattaagaagatttgcattgaaattatgccaagtagcactccgcatcaaaaattctctttttatcatttacctactcgaggacgagcaggaattaagcttggggatgcctgatacgtctccaacgtatctataatttttgattgctccatgctatattatctactgttttggactatattgggctttattttacacttttatattatttttgggactaacctattaactggaggcccagcccagaattgctgttttttttgcctatttcagtgtttcaaagaaacggaatatcaaacggagtccaaacggaataaacctttcccgaatatgacccaggagacttggaccctacgccaaggaagcttcgaggtgggcacgaggtaggggggcgcgccctatacccccaggcgtgccccccacccacaTGGGCCCaccgtagctccaccgatgtacttcttcctcctatatatacctacgtacccccgaacgaacaaagacagagccaaaaacctaattccacagccgcaactttctgtatccacgagatcccatcttggggcctgttccggagctccgccggagagggccgtcatcacggagggcttctacatcatcatagcctctccgatgaagtgtgagtagtttacctcagaccttcgggtccatagttattagctagatggcttcttctctccttttggatctcaatacaaagttctccccctctcttgtggagatctattcgatgtaatcttcttcttttttgcggtgtgtttgttgagaccgatgaattgtgggtttatgatcaagtctatctatgaatagtatttgaatcttctctgaattcttttatgtatgattagttatctttgcaagtctcttcgaattattagtttggtttggcctactagattggtttttcttgccatgggagaagtgcttagctttgggttcgatcttgcggtgtccttttctagtgacagaaggggtagcaaggcacgtattgcatcgttgccatcgaggataacaagatggggtttatttcatattgcatgaatttatctctctacatcatgtcatcttgcttaaaacgttactctgtttttaacttaatactctagatgcatgctggatagcggtcgatgagtggagtaatagtagtagatgcagaatcgtttcggtctacttgtcacggatgtgatgcctatatacatgatcatgcctagatattctcataactatgctcaattctgtcaattgctcaacaataatttgttcatccgccgtagaatacttatgctcttaagagaagccactagtgaaacctatggcccccgggtctattctcatcatatcaatctccataactttaatcttgctttgcttttttactttgccttttacttttcactttgcatctctataccaaaaataccaaaaatattatatctatcagatctcactctcgtaagtgaccgtgaagggattgacaacccctaatcacgttggttgcgagtagctatcgttttgtgtaggtacgagggacttgagcgtggcctcctactggactgataccttggttctcaaaaactgagggaaatacttacgctactctgctgcatcatcctttcctcttcggggaaatccaacgcaaactcaagaggtagcaccgaccGGCTTGCTCGGCGTGGTCTACAGCACGAGCCGACATGCGTCCTCTGCCTCCAGGAGCCAGAGACTTTGCATCATATCTTGGTGGGATGCGTTTTCGCTCGGTCTGTCTGGCATGAGATCCTCACCTGGTGCTCCCCTCCACCCTCCCGCCCGATGGATCTTCCGGCTTCTTCGATTGGCTCTCTGCGGCCCTCCTCAGGCTACCTGCTACCACTCGTCGCGGCCTCACTACCTTGGCTGGCCTTGTGGCCTGGACGCTTTGGCGCCATCGTAATGCGGTTATCTTCGACAAGATCACCCTGTCTACCCCGACCGTGGTCACCACTATTCAAGATGACGCACGCTCCTGGGCCACTGCCGGAGCCAAAGGGCTTAGTGCTTTTATTCCTGTAACCTGATCTTGTATGAGGGGCTGAGCAACCCCATTACTCTATGCTCACTTGAATGCCATGGACACGCCTTCTTGTGTACGTGAACGTGGCGTCGGCCTGTTGTATTCCTTCTTTCTCTCTATCAATGCAAAGATACGCTACaaagcgtattcgcgaaaaaaaagaaaaacccttTGCTGAAACCCTCCCCGCAGCGCGTATATATAAGTCCACTGACAGAAGTTTAATAGGTTTTGAGCAAGCATGTAGCAGACAAGACTACTTTAGTTAGGTCAACATTGCATGAAAGGTAAGAtcatgcatatttttcctaatttctTTGACATCCAGCTTCATACCTGCATTTCCAACCGTCAAGTTCTGTTTGATCAAGTTAATTTAATCAGGAGTAAAAGGACATATTTCGCCCGACAAGACACACATTTTGAGCCAATAGATCAGAGTGTTACACCAGACATGATATTAGTGATCATATTTAATTACTAGCAATGAAGAGTAAATTGTCAAATATCACCATAATTGCGAACGACTTCTCAAAAAACTATCGTTTCGCTAACCGTTTGCAAAGACTGCCAGTTTGGAGTATTTGTTTTTGCCAAAAACACTAAACGCTCAGTTGAGTGCATTTTGACAAGAAATTTGAATGGTGGGTTCCGCCGTCAGGTCCACGTGGCACAAGGAAAATGGATGGCGGAGACTGACATTAAGCAAAACCGATCaacccctcttcttcctccccgagTGGTGTTTGGCATTTCGCCGAACACCTAGATGCCACAAGCCAGTGGTGCTGCTGGTATGACCCAGTTGCTCCTGTCACCGGCGAACGACAGAAGGGTGCGGCGACCATCGGGCTTGGTCCAGGCCATCATGAGTGGAGCTAGCGCATCAGGCATAGCTTTGGCGCGGGCTGCTTGCGAGACCATGGCTTCCGGGAGCCAAGCTGCGTCCGAATGGCGGTGAGGAAGCTCGTATGTGGGCTCCAGTCACTAATGATGAGAGGGCCAGGACGAGGGATGGATCTCGGTACATCTGGTCGAGGTAATCAACACCGAGCACCGTCAAAGCACAGAGCGCAACGACGTCTATTCAACAATTGTGGGCTAAATGACACTGGCCCAGCGGCGCACCGTGGTGGTGGCGCGCATCATCCATATCTACCAACGCAGCGAAATGGACAAAACTGCACCTTGATGTTTAGCTCGGGGACTCCCTAGCCGACACTGGGTCACCAACAACCTGCTCGTGTCTAGCCCGCTCTCATTCACCATCATCTATTGCTTCCCCTACGACATGACCTACTTCCACCACCCCACGGGATTCTGCTCTGACAACCACCACCGATGGGGCCTGAACATGCCCGCCCGGCCATCTCAAGGTCTATTGCCGATGCCCTAGCCCGCATTGCCCCTACCCTTAGACATGTGACCGCGCCACTGTGGCCACCCTCGACGGGAGCCTGACATTGCCTGTCCCAACCACCTTGATGTCCATTGTCACTGCCCCAGCCCGTCTACCCCTTCCCCTAGGACGGCAATGGAGCTCGCTTGAGATGCCCGCCGTGGTTGGAGGCGGCCCTTCTGGCGTCGGAAGGTCGAGCGCCAGATCTCAGCCCACGGGTAGGTGAAGTGGCGGCCAACGCCGGAGTCAGGGGGAGACTGTCAGGTGGGCCCTTCGTCAAGTAAAGTTTTCAATCAGACGGTGTGAGGTTTTGGTACCAAGTCGGCCTTGAGAGCAGGACCCACAAGTTAATTTCGTGTCAAAATGCGCTCAACCAAGCTTTTAGTGTCTTCGACAAAAAAAGTTTTTTCTCAAAACATGGGTGGTTTTTGCAAATTGATAGCCGAATGGTGTTTTTTTTGAGAAGTTGCCCACAATTGTGATAATGTTTGGCAATTTACTTAAGATTGAACGAGTAGACTATTCAGCCTATGTGACGGCACGCAGTCACCGCTTGTTTGGTTTGGCTCTTATTTCTGTATAGGCCCAGTCGGATTTGGTGAGTGTGAACGTTATTTTCAGCCCAAGTGGCAGGTTGGCTAGTGCATGTTATGTTCGCTCGTGACGATTTCTCTCGTACCGGTTCGATCCAGTCACTTGGCAGTGGCACTGCCTTGTAATTTCAGTCAACTCCAGCTTCACCGTTTTCTGAGATCTGGAAAAGGCCAGCTTCTCCAACTCCTCAGTTTTTGCACTTGGGACGCCCGCCAGCTTCTTGATTTCTACTCCATGGAGCTAATGCGTTCGGCTCAGCTTCATGCGTGGAGTAGAGGAAGCTGGGAGCTGGAGCGTTGCCGAACACGCCCTAAGCAGGCTGGCCCTAAGTGTCGCAGTTCACTTATTATGGATTGGAGGTAGTACTTCTTTTTCCAAGTAAACAGATAATACTTCAGCGGACAAGACATGGCCATGCATGCAGCTGGATGATTCCCCGCAGAGGTGGCGTCATTTTCGGTCCTAGGTCTTAAGATTCCTCTCACACTGAGCATGCACACTCGTCCGAGTGAAGTGTTCGTTCTGAGGTTGACGGCCAGGCTGGCCGATGGCGTCAAGGAGGTGACTCCAAGAGTTGCCCCGTCAGATCGCCCGGCGACTGGCGACGACTTGGACCGAGGAGGCGATGCGACTCACCGGAGCAGCCGAGCCGTGCGGTTGTCATCGCGTCGGCTGGCGACTGGGTGGTGATGCGTCGCGCCGTCGCCTATAAAATGCTCGTCGCCGATCGAGCAATTAATCTCATCTCACCACGTCAGTATTACGAATTCATTGTGGCCATGGGCTCGCCTGCAAGCAATGGCAGCGCGcagctcctcctccgcctcatctTTTTCTTTGCTTGGTTGCACCTCTCTGGAGCGCAATCTCCCGATGCCTATCCTCCCGCTACAGCCCCAGATGCCTCTCCTACCCCTTCTTCCGATCCGGCTCCTTCCACCAGTCCCGCTCCTTCCGATCCCGGTTCCTTCAGTCCCCCTCCTGCGCCTTCCTGTTCACCAGCTCCAGTCGAAGATACCTCTCCTCTCGCTCCCGTTCCAGCCGCAGTAGCCTCACCCTTCTCGTTCAGCTTCGACTTCTCCAACGCCTCCAGCTACCGCATAGAAGACCTCAAATTAGAGGGCAACGCGGCCGTGCACGACAACCTGGTCGACGTCACCTGCAACTCGTTCGGAGAGAGCCCCACGCACTGCACGGGACGCGTGTCGTACGCGCACCCGGTGCCGTTCTACGACAGCGCCACCGGCGAGGTGGCCAGCTTCCAAACGCGCTTCACCTTCGCCATCATGTTGGAGTTGGAAAACAATAGCAAGACCGTCAAGGGTGATGGCATGGCTTTCTTCCTCGCCTATTACCCATCAGCCATGCCGCCGCACTCAGGCGGGGGAAACCTTGGCCTGCTGCCCTCTGGCGACGACGGCAAGAGCCTGACCGCCTTCGGAAACGACCGGTTCGTCGCCGTGGAGTTCGACACGTTCAACAACTCCTGGGACCCCGACAACACGGTGGACCACATCGGCATCGACATCAGCTCCATGAGTTCGGTGAAGACGACAAACTTGACCAGCTTTAGCCTCAACGGCTCCATGACGGCCACCATCACCTTCGACAACACCACCAGGATGCTGGTCGCCGACCTGCAGTTTCATGGCAATAATACTTCTCGCCCCGTCCAGGTCAGCGCGCAATTACCCGATCCGGTCAGCACCTTGCTCCCGCCTCAGGTGGCAGTGGGGTTTTCCGCAGCCACAGGCAATGAAATGGAGCTGCATCAAATACTGTCATGGTCCTTCGACTCCTCACTTGCTCCGCCCCGCAAAGGTATTATATGCACCTTTATTTGTGAGTGTGGTTTTGTGTAGCTCAAGCTACGTGGTACCCCTTATCTTATTCATTGGAACTGCTTGGAAAAGATGCTACTAATAGCCTACTGTGCTATAAGCATATGTGCATCATTAATAAATATTAGCTTCTAAACATTTAGGGTTACTGGATATCAAAAGAGCATGCATGTATGGAGGATTACATCTTTCTCCCATTGACGTGTTCAAGAAAAGAAACGCCACGCGCTATTCTCATGGCTATCGACCACGCAACCCTAACGTGCCACTAGTTGCCTCATACCAACCTCACCTCTACCTTCTTACGACCTGCAGCACCATATGGCGAAACCTGCACGACCACACAGCTCCCTCGCCCGGTGCCGCTGCTACCGTTAGTAGGGCATTTCCAAGGGATATCCCCGATTGTCCACCTCATTTGTTCGCGGACACGTCCGGACATCGCCAGTTTCTACCCAGAAAAAATGGTATCCAACGGTCTCCCCTATTTGTCCACTCGAATGGGTGTTGTGCGCCGTCCAGCCCCAGCTAGCCCTCGCCATTCAGCCCCCCAGCTCAATGCTTAGCCGCAGCACGCACGCAAGCCCAGCTCGCCGCCTAGCCCGCTCGACTCCACGACGACCTCCCTCTCTCCCTTGACGTGTTGGGCAGGCAGCAACCAGGCGGCGACGGCGTGCTCCCTATGACGACAGCGTGCTCCCAGCTTGCGCGTGCATGTCCACCTTTCCCCACGCCTTATATCTGGATTCACCACCATCAACCTTAGCCATGGGTAGCTCTTCTGCGGCTATACCAAGGGGCCTGAACATGTTTATGGGAGTGGAGAGTTCGCAAGAGGTGCCCCTGACCCGAAGGCAAGCACCATACGTTTCCTTTGAGTGGCCATGCTCAAGCCCCACGCCTTGAGCATGGCTGTAAGAATTGTGATACATATGGTAGTATGGTACTACTACCAGAGCCAGATGATAAGGATCACAAAGTATATCAGAATCAGTAGTAGTGCGGTAGTATTATAGTAGTACCTGTTGTAAAGAGATGACAAGCGAACTTTGATGGTTCACCACCATCTACCTGTAGAGATGGACGCAAATATTCAGGGTGTTCAAAGTGCAAGTCATCTGAGAAAGaaaagagtttgtgatgggctggCTCCGAACCACCTGCAATGCAAATGTACAAGCTGTTCCTCTCCAACCCGTCTGAGAACTGAGATACAAGCCCATCTAACTAATACTAATCAGCGTGGGGCTGGACTATGTAACATCTCTGAGAGGCCTTTTTAAAGAACCTTCAAAAGTATTTTCATTGCTTAGGCAATTGTTCTACGGAGGCCAATCTTTGAAAGTTATTTCTGCCTAAACCAACTTAGAGGGGGTGTTATGTCAGGCAATTCCCCTGAAACGCTAGAGATGTGCCGCCAGTGATGGCTAGTTCTATACTAGTGCTCTAAGATGTGGTTGCAATAGCGATCAAGGGGAGAGATGTGCATCTACCCGATGCCTCTCTCTTACGATAATGAGATATGGGATGCATGGTTTTGTTTAAACCGATTTAAAAggttaatgtatacacattgatatTCATAGGATGGTggtaatctatctatctatctattatattattaaaaGATAGAAAACGAACGGCAAATATTTATCTATGTAAAAAATTATGACACCTCAACGGCTGAGATTAATCAATATTATAAGAAGGATTTAACGTGCCCATGGACATATACGTACCAGGTTTGCTTTATGCACGTTTcctctcaaaagaaaaaaaaatcgctATGCACCTGTACGTGATCGGCAAGGAGAGATTGATTCTCGGAAAGGATACTTACGTGTAGTATATAACCTTTACAAGCTTTTTGGATTTCAACGTCTTCTATAGTTCCCCGGATTCATGTGTCAGTAGGAAACATCTACACGTCATGTTCTGCTTTCAGTTAAAACTATCTCCACACATATCAGCCAATCAGTGGCTTAGTTTTTCTTTAATGAAGCAAATCGGGGATCCGATGTAACAGTATATTCATACAATATTACAACCCAAAGATATATTCGTATGCTTGAAAGCAATTGAGATTCAAGATGGAAAGCAAATACTCAAGCATTGTCACAGTAAATGTTTCTCTCGCCTTTTAAATAATCTCATATTTGTTGATATAGTTTTTTAAACCATTTAATTATTTAACTGATTTTTACAGAAAAAAGAGTTGGCCCTCAGTAGTAGATTTACTGAAGTAGTAAATATTTCTCTAGCCTTTTGAATAACCACATATTTATTCACACAATTTTATTAtactacttaattaattaactGATTTTTACAATAGAAAAAGGGTTTGCCCTTTGTCGTAGGTCTACGGAAGTTGTTATTAGGCATTGTCCTAGGGGAGCCAATGTCACTGCACATACCCTAGCATCGACGCTTGATGCACCCTCAACTACTTACTGGCTCAAGGATCGCCTGATCGT
This DNA window, taken from Triticum dicoccoides isolate Atlit2015 ecotype Zavitan unplaced genomic scaffold, WEW_v2.0 scaffold173622, whole genome shotgun sequence, encodes the following:
- the LOC119344565 gene encoding lectin-like gives rise to the protein MGSPASNGSAQLLLRLIFFFAWLHLSGAQSPDAYPPATAPDASPTPSSDPAPSTSPAPSDPGSFSPPPAPSCSPAPVEDTSPLAPVPAAVASPFSFSFDFSNASSYRIEDLKLEGNAAVHDNLVDVTCNSFGESPTHCTGRVSYAHPVPFYDSATGEVASFQTRFTFAIMLELENNSKTVKGDGMAFFLAYYPSAMPPHSGGGNLGLLPSGDDGKSLTAFGNDRFVAVEFDTFNNSWDPDNTVDHIGIDISSMSSVKTTNLTSFSLNGSMTATITFDNTTRMLVADLQFHGNNTSRPVQVSAQLPDPVSTLLPPQVAVGFSAATGNEMELHQILSWSFDSSLAPPRKGHDMKAALIGGSIGGAVALVVMVWCVLSCFKWRKTSTSHDFVTRTGGPRQFEYRDLAVATDNFSGERIIGRGAFGVVYRGTLITRGSSSGVPSRES